One Nostoc sp. CENA543 genomic window, ACCGTCCCCCTAACCAAATTCCCCGTTTACAAGAGCGTCTTTGTTCACGCTTTTCGATGGGGTTGATTGCGGATATTCAGTCTCCCGATTTAGAAACAAGAATGGCTATTCTGCAAAAGAAGGCGGAATACGAAAATATTAGATTACCCCGTGATGTGATTGAATATATTGCCGTGAATTATACTTCTAATATTCGGGAGTTAGAAGGGGCTTTAACTAGAGCATTAGCTTATATTTCCATTTGGGGTTTACCGATGACGGTAGAAAATATTGCCCCTGTTTTAGTAACTCCCACGGAAAAATTTGCGGCGACACCGGAGGCGATTTTAAAGGTAATCGCGGAGAATTTTGATCTCTCTATTGAAGAGTTGAAAGGTAATTCCCGCCGCCGGGAAATTAGCTGGGCGCGGCAAATTGGAATGTATTTGATGCGGCAGCATACTGATTTAAGTTTACCGAGAATCGGTGAGGAGTTTGGGGGTAAAGACCATACAACTGTGTTATATAGTTGTGAAAAAATTACTCAGTTGCGGGAGAGCGATCGCTCTCTGTCACAAATTCTGAGAAAATTGAGCGATCGCATTAATATGACTAGTGCTGCTCAACGCAAATAAATACTAAAAGTTTTCCACAAGCATCACTCTTTTCACTCTCTAAAGTTACTCTAAAATGTTAAGTATTGTATAAAAATAGATTAATATTAAATATTTTCTGTGGAAAAATCACCTGTTTTTGTGGAAAACTTGATCAAGTATAATTACCCTGTGGAAAACTCTCAGGTTTTTTCCACAAGTTTTCCACAGCTATAAGTTTCATAGATATAATCAACAACTGATTGCAGCTAAGTTTTCCACAGTTTCCACAATGTTTAATCAGCTTTGTTGCCCAAAAAAGTGTGATTTTTATTGTCGGTTGTTGAGCATAATCATACTCCACACCTGAAACGACACTTGTTTCTTACTGTCCTGGGAAAAGATGAAAATGATACGATAAGACTCCTGTTTGATTTTTAAAATCACTCAATTCCTAGTTCTCAATCCCCAATTCCTAGTACCCAGTTTCCCAGCTATGAAATTAGTTTGCTCCCAAAGTGACCTGAGTGCGAATCTTTCCCTTGTTAGTCGTGCTGTACCTTCTAGACCGACTCATCCCATACTAGCCAATGTGCTGCTACAAGCAGATGCTCAAAATAATCAGGTTAGCCTCACCGCTTTTGACCTCAGTTTAGGAATTCGCACTAGCTTTAATGCAGAGGTTTGGCAAGAGGGAGCGATCGCACTGCCGGCTAAATTATTAGTAGATATTACCTCTCGTTTACCAGAGGGAGAAATCACCCTCGATGATGAATCTACGGATAGTAACACCACAGGAGAGGGTTTAGTTGTCACCCTCACCCCCAAAACAGGACAATATCAATTACGGGCTATGGGTGCAGAAGAGTTTCCCGAATTACCTCTAATTGAAAACACTGAAGCTATTTATATCAGTGCCACGGCATTAATCGAAGGTTTGCGGGGTTCTTTATTCGCCACAAGTGCGGATGAAACTAAACAAGTCCTGACAGGAGTGCATTTAACAGTTAAACAAGACACCTTAGAATTTGCGGCGACTGATGGACACCGCCTAGCAGTGGTAGAAACCACTAATGAACGTCCCTTAGAAGCGGATGAACAGCAATTAGAAGTCACAGTTCCCGCTAGAGCCTTGCGCGAACTAGAGCGAATGTTAGCGCACAATGCCGCTTCTGATGAACCAATAGCCCTATACTTAGACCAAGGTCAGGTAGTGTTTGCATGGGCTAATCAACGCCTGACTAGTCGCACCTTAGAAGGTCAGTATCCTGCCTATCGTCAACTGATTCCGCGACAATTTGAACGGCAAGTGACAGTAGAACGCCGTCAATTTTTAAGTACATTAGAAAGAATTGCTGTATTAGCAGATCAAAAAAATAATATTGTCAAACTGAGTATAGATGCTAATGAGCAGAAATTGACTTTATCTTGTGAAGCTCAAGAAATGGGTAGTGGTAGAGAGTCAATGCCGGCTCAAATTTCCGGCACAGATATAGATATTGCCTTTAACGTTAAGTATTTAATGGAAGGTTTAAAAGCTCTGTCAGCTTCAGAAATTCAAATGCACTTAAATCAAGAATTAACTCCAGTAATTTTTACGCCGTTAGGCGGTTTTAAGATGACTTATTTAGCTATGCCAATTCAATTGAGAAATTAATAACTGCCAGTGATGGTTTCAAACTTGTAGTAAGGACGGAAGTCCTTACTACGGACTGGGTTGTTTGATGGGGATTTCAATCTGAAATTCTGTACCTGTACCTAATTGCGAATCACATTTAAACACACCACCATGTTTATCTACAACAATGCCGTAACTAATTGATAATCCCAAACCAGTACCTTTACCTACAGGCTTAGTAGTAAAAAATGGGTCGCAGATTCTGTTTCTAAAATTTTCGGGAATACCAGGGCCATTATCCCTAATTTGAATAACAACACTTTGAGTCTTGTCTGCTAACTCACCCATACTAGTACGGATGATAATTTGATGTTGATAATTTTCTGATGGCGATCGCCGATAATCCTCTAAAGCATCGATGGCATTACTCAGAACATTCATAAATACTTGATTCATTTGTCCGGCATAGCACTCTACCAAGGGGATATCGTTATATTCTTTGATGATACTAATAGCAGGAATATCTGGTTTAGCTTTCAGACGGTGCTGTAAAATCAACAATGTACTGTCTATGCCTTCATGAATATCCACAGCTTTCATTTCTGCTTCATCCAGGCGAGAGAAATTGCGTAAGGACATGACAATTTGACGGATGCGTTCTACGCCTATTTGCATAGAACATAAAGTTTTGGGCAAATCCTCAGCTAAAAATTCTAAATCTATCTTTGCTGCTAAATTTTGAATCGCTTCATTCCCCGTAGGAAATTCCTGCTGATAAAGCTCCAACATGCTCAACAAATCTGTTGCATATTCACTCACATGAGAGAGATTGCCATAAATAAAGTTAACCGGATTATTAATTTCGTGGGCAATCCCTGCTACTAATTGTCCCAAGGAAGACATTTTTTCCGTTTGAATCAGTTGGCTTTGAGTTTGTTGTAAATGATGTAGTGCTTGAGTTAATTTTTGGGCTTGTTGTTGTGTTTGGTTTAGGAGTTCGGCTTGTTGTAGTGCTACTCCTAATTGGGCGGCAATTTGGGTGATGAAATTAACTTCTGAAGTTTTCCATTGTCGGGGGGTTGAGTGTTGATATGTGGCTAACAAACCCCAAAGTTTCTGCCCAACAAAAATAGGGGCGAGAACAAAAGCCTTAATTTGATAGCGTTCTAAAACATCAACATGACACTTGTCAAATCCCATTTTGCGAATGTCGTTGGCTGCAAATGTTTCATTGTGGCGATATCTTCCACCTTCGGTTTTTTGTAAGTAAGTATCATTCCAAACTGAATTAATGCCAAGTCTGGATTGATGTGACCAGTGTGAATTAACGGCTTCAAAATCGCCGACGAATTCACCACCCCATTCAGCATTAAAACGATAAACTGAAACGCGGTCTGCTTTGATCAACTGACAGACTTCTTCCGTGGTAATTTTAAAGATGGTTTCAGTATCTAGAGATTCCCGAATTTTAGTAATTACCCCAAAAACAGCCTGTTGTTGTTCTGCTGTTTCTTGCAGTTCTAGAGTGCGTTTAGCAACTTGTTGTTCCAAGTTTTCATTAAAAGCTTGCACCTGTTGATATAGTTCATATTGCTGAATTGCAGCAGCAAAATGTTTACCTAGTGCTTGCGCTAGTTCTATATCTTCATTTGTCCAAATTTGAGCTTGTTCTTTTTTGTACTCCCGCCATAACTCAAATGATAACCGGGGGTAAAGTTGTCTTTGATCAGGATCATGCTGACCAGCCCAAAGAGTTTCAGTATCTATACTTTCGCGAAAAATACTTAAATACCCTAACAACTGTTGACGATATTCTAAGGGAATGATCAAAACGCTGCGAATATTGGTTGCTTGAAAAGCAGGTTGTAAACTTCGCCAAGTGGAAGTTTGATAAATATCGGAAATTGCCCAAACGCGATAATCATGGAATTTATAATGTTCCTGCCAAGCACTGTACTGCTCTACGAGAGGATAGATTGTGGGTTGGGTAATTATGGGTTGTTGACCGCAAGTATAAAGCCGCACACACTCCCCACCAGGAATTAAACATTCACTTAAACTTTTTTGATGACCATTTTGCAGGTCAAAAGCTTGGTTTCTCAAACACAAACGACCACCAACGCCATTAAAAGCTTGCACTGTGGCTTCTAAGGCTGGTTGCAAAACAATGGTGGGTAAGGAGTGTAGTAAAGTTGCAATGTGGTTAATTATGGCTTCCCGTTGGGCTTTAGCGCGGGCTTGGTTTAGGAGTTCACTTTGGGCGATCGCAACAGATAATTGATCTACGACCATTTGCATCGCTTCTAACTCATGCTCAGAAATGTTGCGGGCTTCAGAGTGATGGGATACTAACAATCCCCAAAGTGTATCTTGATGGATAATAGGAGCAACCACAGAAGATTTCACACCCATTGCCTCTAAATACTTTATATGGCAAGGATCTACGGGTCGATAGCGAATTTCTTCAGAAATTTGTTCTCCTGTTTCAGAGTTGTATAAACCACTTTGACCAGTTTCCCCAGTCTCAACATTAACTGCACAACGCACTTTGGATTTGAGAAACAATTCTCTAGCTTCACGGGGAATATCATCGGCGGGAAAATTTAAACCTAGTAGTGAAGGTAGACGATGTTCATAAATTGATTCCGCAATAACTTGACCGCTACCATCTGCATGAAATTTATAAATCATGACTCGGTCAGTTCCTAGCAAAGAACGTACCTCCGCCGTTGTTGCTGTGATGATATCTTCTAACTCTAAAGACTGACGAATCCGAGTTGTAATCCGACGTAGTATACTTTCTTGATCAAGGTTGACCTGTAAGTTGGCTTTAGCGATCAAAGACATTGCTTTTATTTCAATTAATGTCAGAATGTTTTGTGATTTTTATAAATCTAAAAATATTGTGAATTTTATTTAATACGCTTGTCTACGGTGAAACCACGGTCAAAATTTTATTGATTTATTTATATGTCTTTACATTAATTTATATTTTAAAAATATGAATAATTTTTATTGAGTAAGTTGATTAATCTAGCAAGATTTTTTCATCAAAAAACATCAGAATGCGATATGAAAGTTTTCCATGAAAACTAACAAAACATAGATTTTATCTGTCATTTATGAGGTAAAACTCTCGAATCTGCGACTTTTTGGTTATGTAATACCAAATAGGGATAGGTAGTATTGTTTTGAGATTCTGGAATAGCCGATGAATCTCAGCTTTCAATCCAAAATAGGTATAATTTTCCCATTCACAATGAAAAATAATATCCCCGATTTGTTTCAAGAAATCAGGGATATTTCAGTATCAAAAGTTACGATAATTAGGCTTTGCCAACTTCAGCGAAACGGATTTTCAAGTAGTCTTCTTCCATTTTCGCGCCTGCGGGTTGGAGTGCAGCCAAAGCTTGAGGTAATACCAAATTACGCCGATGATTACCAATAGTAATGTTTAATTCATCACCTGTTTTACTGAGTTGAATTTGATTTTTAGGTATTCCAGGTAAGTAAAGTTCTAAGCTGTATTGATTTTGTTCCTGCACTACTCTAACGGTGGTTTCTTTGTAATATACCTGGGTAGGATCTTCGTCTTTGTAGAGGGTTTCTTTTAACCGTTCTAAGGCAGCTAAACCACACATTTCTTCAGAAAATAGCGGTACTTCCTTCACTGGTAGCGGCAGAAAGTTATCGTGGATTTCTTGACGATACTCTTCTTGATTTTGTTTCCAACGTTGGAAAAAGGGATCTTGCACTTCCGCCGGGATAATACGATTAGCCACAACTAAATCAGTAGCGACATTATATAGACTCAGATAAGCATGGGCGCGTAGGGATTCTTTAATTACCATTTTTTCGGGATTGGTAATTAAGCGGACTGAAGTTTGAGTATTATCTGTTAATACCTTTTCCAACGCTTCAATCTGCTCATAAAACTCATAAGGTGCATCCATTACCTCTTTGTCGGGTAAGGAAAACCCTGCAATGGGTTTAAAAATCGGTTCAACTAAAGGACGCAATGCGACAGAAATGTTTTGAAATGGTTTGTAAAAACGTCGCATATACCAGCCACCAACCTCTGGTAGACTCAGCAGTCGTAATGCTGTACCGGTGGGTGCA contains:
- the dnaN gene encoding DNA polymerase III subunit beta; translation: MKLVCSQSDLSANLSLVSRAVPSRPTHPILANVLLQADAQNNQVSLTAFDLSLGIRTSFNAEVWQEGAIALPAKLLVDITSRLPEGEITLDDESTDSNTTGEGLVVTLTPKTGQYQLRAMGAEEFPELPLIENTEAIYISATALIEGLRGSLFATSADETKQVLTGVHLTVKQDTLEFAATDGHRLAVVETTNERPLEADEQQLEVTVPARALRELERMLAHNAASDEPIALYLDQGQVVFAWANQRLTSRTLEGQYPAYRQLIPRQFERQVTVERRQFLSTLERIAVLADQKNNIVKLSIDANEQKLTLSCEAQEMGSGRESMPAQISGTDIDIAFNVKYLMEGLKALSASEIQMHLNQELTPVIFTPLGGFKMTYLAMPIQLRN
- a CDS encoding GAF domain-containing protein, with product MSLIAKANLQVNLDQESILRRITTRIRQSLELEDIITATTAEVRSLLGTDRVMIYKFHADGSGQVIAESIYEHRLPSLLGLNFPADDIPREARELFLKSKVRCAVNVETGETGQSGLYNSETGEQISEEIRYRPVDPCHIKYLEAMGVKSSVVAPIIHQDTLWGLLVSHHSEARNISEHELEAMQMVVDQLSVAIAQSELLNQARAKAQREAIINHIATLLHSLPTIVLQPALEATVQAFNGVGGRLCLRNQAFDLQNGHQKSLSECLIPGGECVRLYTCGQQPIITQPTIYPLVEQYSAWQEHYKFHDYRVWAISDIYQTSTWRSLQPAFQATNIRSVLIIPLEYRQQLLGYLSIFRESIDTETLWAGQHDPDQRQLYPRLSFELWREYKKEQAQIWTNEDIELAQALGKHFAAAIQQYELYQQVQAFNENLEQQVAKRTLELQETAEQQQAVFGVITKIRESLDTETIFKITTEEVCQLIKADRVSVYRFNAEWGGEFVGDFEAVNSHWSHQSRLGINSVWNDTYLQKTEGGRYRHNETFAANDIRKMGFDKCHVDVLERYQIKAFVLAPIFVGQKLWGLLATYQHSTPRQWKTSEVNFITQIAAQLGVALQQAELLNQTQQQAQKLTQALHHLQQTQSQLIQTEKMSSLGQLVAGIAHEINNPVNFIYGNLSHVSEYATDLLSMLELYQQEFPTGNEAIQNLAAKIDLEFLAEDLPKTLCSMQIGVERIRQIVMSLRNFSRLDEAEMKAVDIHEGIDSTLLILQHRLKAKPDIPAISIIKEYNDIPLVECYAGQMNQVFMNVLSNAIDALEDYRRSPSENYQHQIIIRTSMGELADKTQSVVIQIRDNGPGIPENFRNRICDPFFTTKPVGKGTGLGLSISYGIVVDKHGGVFKCDSQLGTGTEFQIEIPIKQPSP
- a CDS encoding TRC40/GET3/ArsA family transport-energizing ATPase: MRVILMTGKGGVGKTSVAAATGLRCAELGYRTLVLSTDPAHSLADSFDLELGHAPRQIRPNLWGAELDALQELEGNWGAVKRYITQVLQARGLEGVQAEELAILPGMDEIFGLVRMKRHYDEGEYDVLIIDSAPTGTALRLLSLPEVGGWYMRRFYKPFQNISVALRPLVEPIFKPIAGFSLPDKEVMDAPYEFYEQIEALEKVLTDNTQTSVRLITNPEKMVIKESLRAHAYLSLYNVATDLVVANRIIPAEVQDPFFQRWKQNQEEYRQEIHDNFLPLPVKEVPLFSEEMCGLAALERLKETLYKDEDPTQVYYKETTVRVVQEQNQYSLELYLPGIPKNQIQLSKTGDELNITIGNHRRNLVLPQALAALQPAGAKMEEDYLKIRFAEVGKA